atcctagtggagacaaggcaggtTGTAGTTTTAACATGTTAGATGGCTAAGGTCATCAGTGGGGAAGCCTAGGGTTTACCTTCACCAGCTAATCCGttagctaagggcttgtctacacttaaagtgctgcagctgtagcccttaatgaagatgctacctatgccaatgggagaacttcCTCTTTGGTGTAGTAggactccacctccccaagaggcagtaggtaCAATGATGGAAGACACCCACCCTTcagcatagtgctgtctacactgtgagttaggttggtataactgtgtcactcaggggtgtggatttttgacacccctgagcaatgtaattataAGACATAAGTTCGTCATGTAGATCAGGGCTAGTACATTATCAAAACACACCCTTTTTCTCAGTGAAAACAAGGCCCCAAGGGGAAGGAGAGTTACAAGAGAAACTACTGATTAGCTGAAGGTTTGAATATCAGTTGCTTTCTAAAGTTCTGCAAATTGTGAGCTGTTGAGTGTCCGCCCCTGCTCAAAGTTAGAAACAGGAAACGTGCATATTGTAAAAAATGTAGACAAGGAATTAAGTACATAGGCCATGACCACTCATTCTACAgcaaaaaaaagtctctcttgGTGCCTGAATCTTGTCTGACTGCATGGAAGTCATACTATTATAGTAATTTGTCTATTTTAGTAGTTTTAGATGTAATACTTCAATATTTGTACATGGTTTGTAAAAATAAGCCCAAGTAATATGAGATCACAGAAAAAGCACTCTATTAAATCATTGAGAAGTAAGGAAAGCACATTTTTGTGCATATACAAACTTTCCAGGATACTGAAATGTAGTCTAGCATGTTTCTATTGTAATATAATCAagttttttgaaatattttcatcttttgaCAGTTCCTTGCACTTATATCAAGGCATAGGTAATAAGCTTTTTGGGTGGTGCATAATGTATTTACAAAAAGTTTCATCTCAGTATAAAGCTGATACGGGTATTTTACTTTTGACAACCATATTATTTCCTAATTATTTGAGTTCAGAAGGGCTCATCTTCTCAGATTTATTATAAGCaggattttaaaagttattttcccATAAAAACTTGTATTACTTGATTAATTTCCATATATTTTGGAGAAGATGGAAAGGAGACGGTGAATAAGCAGCACAGAAGTTGTAATTCAGTGGTTACTCTAATACAATTCATTAccaacagtttttattttttttaaaaaaggctttttaatTTCACTTAAGTTTGGTAGTAGATTGATTTCTGTCATCATCTACCTCTAGTTCATCTACCACTTCCTGTAATTCATACTCCAGTTGACTATCTTGAGAAGGTGCAATGTCACCATCCAAAGAATCATCACTATATTTGTCCAGCAGATATTTCTGAGGTGTGATATCATTCGCAAAGGGatcctttattttcttctttttcattttcttttgcttttgtaTCTCAGCCAGCTgcacctgctgctgttctgcccaCCCAATGCCTTCTGTGTCCTtaacctttttcatttttttgtactCCATTATTTGCTTATGGAGCACTTCATGATCAATCCCAAAAAGATTAGCTGGGATGGACGAAGCTGCCGTGTCAGAAGATGATTCACTGTGAAAAGGAAAGTATTTTTTAAGAGGCACATGGTAAACTGTACTAGGAAACTTTAAGGCACAATAACCTTTACTAAGCTTCTTTATCAAGAGATCATCTTGTGAAATCAGAGGGTAACAGAGAAGCCTTTTTAGACTCtcagattccaagcccagaagggaccattgtgattatctagtttAGCAGTTCTCAAACATCATTACGCTACGATctccttctgataacaaaaattactacactaccccaggagggaggactgaagcctgagcccgccagagccctgccgcaCTGGGCAGTGGGGGCCAAAGCCTAAGGGCTTCACCTCCGGGttgggggcctgtaacctgagccccactgcccagggctcaaaCCCTTTGGCtttagcttcagccccaggcagttcggctcaggttttggcttcagcccttggtcccagcaagtctaatactAGTCTTGGCAAACCCATTAAAacggggttgcaacccactttggggtcccaaaccatagtttgagaaccctgatctagtctgacctgtataacacaggccacaggactttccaaaataattcctagagcagatcttttagaaaaacatccaaacttgatctGAAAATTGTCAGTTATAGACAGGGacttaccaaattcatggccatgaaaaatacatcacggactgtgaaagCTGGTCTTCTGTGCACTtttagatttcacaggggagaccagtatttctcaaatgggggtcctgacccaaaagggaattgcagggaggttacaaggttattttagggggggatcacagtattgccacccttagttctgtgctgacttcagagttgagcggccagagagcagcggctgttggctCAGCGacatctctgaaggcagcgccccaccatcagcagcacagaagtaagggtggcaataccatactgtgccatccttacttctgtgctgctactggtggtggctctgccttcagagctgggctcctggccagcagccactactctccagcttcccagctctgaaggcagtgctgctgccagcagcatcgcagaagtaagggtagcagtaccaacCCCccacctacaataaccttgcggaacccccacacacacacgcccacAGAACCCCATTTGGGGTCAGAacccctacaattataacaccatgaaatttcagagttaaatagctgaaatcatgaaatttacgatttaaaaaatcctataaccataaaattgaccaaaatggaccgtgaatttgatAAGGCCCtagttatagagaatccaccacgacccttggttaATTGttcaatggttaatttctctcaccattaaaaatttacaccttgtttccagtctgaaaacAAGGTTTCAACAGCACTCAGCCTGGTATCACCATCATTCTAAATAGTTTGTTCAGCTCAGTTCCTCAAAggattagaatttatttttttaccatCTTCAGAGAAAAATTcaagactcagggcttgtctacatgaggaaatatactggtataactatactgcttattccagaataagactGTCCACAGgggcagttatactggtataactagaGCAATATAATTATACCAATAAACTTGGTAGATGAGCCCTCTGACTTAGCATTACCGCTATATAAAATAAATCCTACTGTGAAGGGGAAAGAATGATGCAGATATCACTTactttagaacagtggtccccaacctttttcctctggcaggcgccagacaacGAGCCACAGAGGACCGTGGCAGCGGACGAGCATCCACTGAAAAACTGCCAATAAGCGGTGTCatcgccgaatttcagcggcattttggcggatgctcttCTGCCAGCCAGTATGTGGGTGCACTTAGATGCCCCAGCgtaggcaccacgttggggacccctacTTTAGAACCTTTTAGGGCTTCGAGTATTATGGAAATTAGCATGTTATAAATACTAAGAATTTTGGGATCTAAAGTCACATGTCCTTCAATATACTGTAAAATTTAGTACAGAAATCCCCCTAGTCTAAGATATAGGCCATAAGCCAAGGAGCTAACAACACTGCACTTCTATAGAACCTACCATCCAGGAAACTCgaagcataggcgccgactccgtgggtgctgtggggctggagcacccacggggaaaaattagctTGTGCTCCGCACCCACCGGCAGCCGAGCTTCCCCcggcccccacccccttcttgccacctcctcccccaagcacgctgtgtctccactcctccccctcccagcacttcccagcAGCCACCTAagagctgtttggcggcacttaggactttctgggagggaggggaaggagtggggatgcTGCATGCTTGGGAGAGGAGGCAGTAAAGAGGTGGAACAgaggtggggacttggggaaagAGGGTGGAACTGGGGGGTAGGGGGCAAGGTCAAGCACCCACAGGGCAGATGGcaagtcagcacctatgaatcAAAATCTACAGCCTGTAAAttactgaaacaaaaacatttgacTTATGGTTACTGACTTTCTGCACATAGATATTGCCTTCAGAAGCACCAGGCTCTGCAGAAGAGCATATTGTAGATTGGTATTACAGGAAATGCCAAGATCACGAACTGAGCAGGaagttgctgttttttaaatccaTGCAGTTAACCCAAAAATAGTGAGCTGCATGTTGCTCTTCATGGTCCTACATGTGACTCTGTCCCAAATACTACTCCAATCATTTTCCACTGCCACACTAAGGTCCATACatctaaattaaatacattttccctTGCAGTACTTGTGACCTATGCATTGGAGCACCGTGCTAGCACACAAGAACCAGAAGGCAAAAGAGACTATGAAATAAATGTCCACATGGAGTGAAATGCACAAAGAATCCAAAGCATAAAGAGCAAGATGTAAATTTaggtttttaaatggttttcGGTGTTAATAATCTAAGGGGTAAGAGAGGTAACGATGGCTCTTTACAGAATATCTGTGGTATTTTGGTATCGTGTGGCAGCTCCAATCAGTAGATGGGgctcattgtgctagacactgtaaaTTCAAAGTAAAACACTGTCcgctacattttgtttttgttataacTGACTACTCAATATCCCTTTACATTTATATATGGTAGTCAGTCACTCTTTTGAAAGGCAAGATGTCTACATAAGGATTTCTTTAAATTGCACTaacttttcctttgtcttttttcaTAACTCCATTATACTTAATTCTTAAGATGCTAACAATTAGATACCACAATAGGGGCTAGAGATAAATACACAATAGACACATAGCATaattattttctgtctctttaaataaatattctttCAATTTTTAATCCAATATCCATAAATGAAAATACTTGTTGCAAAATTTCAAttaataaacaacaaaaacaaaaaacccacctaaAGTCGTTTTCAGCCACTGTGTATTTTTCTTCCTGAGGTCCAAAATCAGCAATTGCCAATAACCTATCAATCTGTAAACAattgaaaaaatggaaaacatataTCCACTATTAAATCTATTCTGTTTACATTCATAAAGGAAACAAGCCAGAATGAGACAGTGAACAGGTCTGTTTCTTTTACATGTGAGTATCATAGCTGCCTCCCTCTGGATTTCTGGAAAGTATCCATTTCAAAATGGTCTGTATTTTCATACAGTAAAAGTCATCCCTTTAATTTACAAAGCCTCTCAATAAATACTATGAAATGTACTGTAGGGAATAATCTGCCACTAGACTTATCAGTCTATGGAACTGCCAGGAAGTACATACCTTACTGCGATCTTTACACCAAATGGAATAATTAATTAGAGGACTACTGTGACTTTCAAGGGTTGGCATATATTTGATGTGGACTGGAGAGATAATTTAGTTTTTGGTTAACTAAGAATTCCTCATTTTAAGTTAGATTTCACTTTATTCTTGTAAATTCTTCCCTTTACCAATGTCCATATACTTCAAATTTTCTGTCACCCTCTTCCCCTTTTGGAAATTGTCTGGCCCAATCTTGTATGTatgagatttaattaaaaaaaaaaaaacccaacaaacaaaTAACACCACCCCACAACTACTTAAAGAGATCAGTCTGTCCAGGACTGTAAATCTCTAGTACGTTATAGGTTACCTTTAGTTGTGAAAGTTTTAACCAAATGTAAGGTTTTGTAATAAtccttttctgtgattttttttcctcattagtcttttattcctttttgtgTTTTCCTTGTATTAGGAAGTGAAAGTAACAGTCTTTCTCCCCTCTTATAAGATATAAAGTTTCCTCTACTGGGGGTTGGTATTTGAAGTACAGATTGCATATAAAAATGGACTTGAAAGTTGGGTCCTGTAGTAGAGATTTAAAGCTCCTTCTGGGTGTTCTGATAATCATTGTTAGGTTTCTGAGAAATCTTTGTGTTACTTCTGGAAAGATGAAGGAATTATATCtgcaggctgggacagaggaCTAAACAACCCTAAACTGAGCATTAATGTGCCTCAACTTTGCCTTATTACTacacttggtggtggtggggtagaAAGACACTCTCACTGTGGTGGCATATGctaacaaaaaacattttctggatTTATCACcatctttgggtatgtctacactggtgctgGCTTTGTCCTTctagcccaggtagacagactcaagCGAGAatgctaaaaacagcaatgtGTAAGTTGTGCCAGGGGTGGCGggtcaggctagccacctgagtccaCCAAGCCCACCCAGCCCATtgggtctgagctcaggtggctagtcCGAGCTGCTGCCTATGCAGCCATGTTCAcgtttatttttagcatgctagctcaagttAAGCTAatgcaagtctgtctacctgggctggaaaGCACAACTGCAGTTGCAGTGTAAACCCCCTCGCTGACCAGAGGAAATTCAGCTGTTCACTTCGTATTCCTAGTGCATTGGTGAGAAATGAAAAACTCTCTGCCTCTTCCAAGGTTGCTAGTTGTGCAGTGGATGCTCTTGTGACTCTGATACTCATAATTATATGTAACCAGATCGTAACAGCACTGTGTCTAACAGTCTGCTCATTTAGGTCACAGGACGTCATGAATTAGCTCAatttttaatgtagttatcctCTAGTTCAATTTATTCTTCAAAAGACTCCAGAGTATCACTGTGCTCTCTAATTTGTGGGACTCTCACAATCCTAATATTACCTCCTCTCATGCTCTATAATAATGAATTCCTAGAAGACATTACTATTCTAAAAGTACTTCCACTAGTCTGCAAGCCTGTTGCCTTTAGCTAAATATTATCCTCAATATACAATATCCCTGTTTCTCTCCATTAGATTCTAGTaccttttacaaaaaaataacagTTGAACCAGCTGCAGTGCAATTAGCCAGCTGGTCACCATCATCACTGCTCTGCTTCCTTTTTGGCATAAGGTTATAAAGACAGTAGTTTCCTGTCTTTCATTTGAGGTTATTTGATGTCTCTCTTTCCTGGATTAACCTGTCTATCTTCTGGAAACATCTTTAGACAGTGTTCGTCTCTTCAGAAGTTTTTATAGATAAAGTCAACAAAACTAATGAAAAAGATAGCTCTACTTTCCACTGTCCCCAAAGTATCAAAATAATTGGCGACCCTTATCAAAATATTGGAAAGCTTGTTGTCAGAGACGGGGAATtggttttcaatttaaaattgttttctagATCTAGTGAGCAACTATGTGTCTACTTAAACATTACACCTATTAAGCCTTCCATGTTCTTCTTACATGTCTGTTCCAAAACACACTGCAACACGTGATATTTGCACACTGAGTCAGCGATTGTATCTTACCTCTTTTATAGCTGCAGCTTCTTTGTCTTTAACAAACACAATTGGAGGAACAGTTCTCAGGACCTGATGGGTAATCAAAAGAtgtctggaaaaaataaaatgtccccAGATATGAGCAATTGTAAGCATCTTTAAGACAAATGcaatatttgttaaataaaaattaaacaaacagattGTGAAGCATGGGTACTGTTTGCAAAGTTTATAGGGTATCAGTTCAGATGACAAATTCTAGTATTTCAAAGGACTATACTATAGATTAATGGTCTGTAGCATTCTGCTACTAGAAAAAGAATTTCTCAAGTTCAAGTCCAAGTTGGGTCTAAGTTTGTTGGATAAGGATGTAGGCTATAGGACATCTACTGAAGCAAAGACTACAGTGATGTTACTGATGAACTCAGTgaagtgtgtacacacacaaagaTGTGACATAGTAGGGCAGCTGGAGTATTTTCTAGGGCTTCCACGTATATGGGATTTTCTGTATATGCAAAAAAGTTACAGtctaaattactttttttaaatttgcaaaaATTAATCCCTTTCTTTTCAGCTAAAAGATTTAGAGGAATATACAGAAATAATACACTGACTTACAGAAAAAACTCTGAATGAGAGGCAGGCAGTTGCAGCTCTCTGATTTTCTGTCTTGCGCAGTTCCAGTCCTGGCTGCACTGTAGTTTATAGTAGCCCCAAGCTACTACCTTTTATAAACTAACAATTAGCAAAGCAAAGTGGCACTCCAGCCACACCCTACCCAGCAGACCTGGGTGGAAGAGCTGGG
The Chelonoidis abingdonii isolate Lonesome George unplaced genomic scaffold, CheloAbing_2.0 scaffold0015, whole genome shotgun sequence DNA segment above includes these coding regions:
- the RBFA gene encoding putative ribosome-binding factor A, mitochondrial, which codes for MFLFLKVYKPSKLATILKATQQKTKKEDSIRKKVLNVLLYKAVTDMMNTCEVSQEVCDLRLELTKVSLSPDFSACRVYWNPAESAEEDDRIESILQKSAPRIRHLLITHQVLRTVPPIVFVKDKEAAAIKEIDRLLAIADFGPQEEKYTVAENDFSESSSDTAASSIPANLFGIDHEVLHKQIMEYKKMKKVKDTEGIGWAEQQQVQLAEIQKQKKMKKKKIKDPFANDITPQKYLLDKYSDDSLDGDIAPSQDSQLEYELQEVVDELEVDDDRNQSTTKLK